Proteins found in one Clostridia bacterium genomic segment:
- a CDS encoding energy-coupled thiamine transporter ThiT, translating into MNQKTKNLTLSAILIALATVLAVISNILPIRLPYGGSVTLASMVPIILIGILCGTKWGLLSGVVYGVIQMLFGFYPAPTQTLFDNILVVLLDYILAFGVLGLSDVFFCLTGKKVYSVAFSAFAVTTLRYICHILSGVIIWSVYKEAEQTALAYSLIYNGSYMIPEIILSTAVTALLFPLIQKQKAR; encoded by the coding sequence ATGAATCAAAAAACAAAAAACTTAACCTTAAGCGCTATTTTAATCGCGCTGGCAACGGTGCTTGCCGTTATTTCCAACATCCTGCCCATCCGCCTGCCCTATGGCGGGTCGGTCACATTGGCATCCATGGTGCCTATTATTCTGATCGGTATCCTGTGCGGTACAAAATGGGGCTTGCTTTCGGGCGTTGTATACGGTGTAATCCAAATGCTTTTCGGCTTTTATCCTGCCCCGACCCAAACCCTGTTTGACAACATCTTAGTGGTGCTTTTGGACTACATTCTGGCGTTTGGCGTGCTGGGTCTTTCGGACGTATTTTTCTGTCTTACGGGCAAAAAAGTGTATTCGGTTGCCTTCAGCGCCTTTGCAGTTACCACTCTTCGGTATATCTGTCACATTTTATCGGGCGTGATTATCTGGAGCGTATACAAGGAAGCTGAACAAACTGCCCTTGCATATTCCCTGATTTATAACGGAAGCTACATGATTCCCGAAATCATCTTAAGCACCGCGGTTACAGCCCTTTTGTTCCCGCTGATTCAAAAGCAAAAAGCAAGATAA
- a CDS encoding metal-sensitive transcriptional regulator produces the protein MHSMCNEVYEQADRRLANIEGHVRAIRKMLSDGRECEEVMTQIRAVESAMHNAGTLILKHHLNHCVKEGVENGDGDILDRFNKVLESYL, from the coding sequence ATGCATAGTATGTGTAATGAAGTGTATGAGCAGGCGGACAGACGGCTTGCAAACATTGAAGGTCACGTCCGTGCCATCCGCAAAATGCTGTCGGACGGTCGGGAATGCGAAGAAGTGATGACCCAAATCCGTGCAGTAGAAAGTGCGATGCATAATGCAGGCACACTGATTTTAAAGCATCATCTGAACCATTGTGTCAAAGAGGGTGTTGAAAACGGAGACGGGGATATTTTAGACCGTTTTAATAAAGTGCTGGAAAGTTATCTTTAA
- a CDS encoding triose-phosphate isomerase, giving the protein MGKYIIAGNWKMNKLPSETFGYVKEVVEATKGSSCEVVCCTPYVNLAPAIEAAKGTHVKIGAENLHFEDKGAFTGEISADMLKDLGVEYVIIGHSERRQYFAETDETVNKKTIKALEKGLIPIVCVGESLEEREAGITMDLINIQIKKAFAGIEASDAAKVVIAYEPIWAIGTGKTATDDQAEEVCAGIRAVLAQLYDADTAAAITIQYGGSMNAKNAEGLLAKANIDGGLIGGASLVAADFAVITKAAK; this is encoded by the coding sequence ATGGGTAAGTACATTATTGCAGGTAACTGGAAAATGAACAAGTTACCGTCCGAAACATTTGGTTATGTAAAAGAAGTTGTGGAAGCAACCAAGGGTTCTTCCTGCGAAGTGGTTTGCTGCACACCGTATGTAAACCTCGCTCCCGCTATTGAAGCGGCTAAAGGCACACATGTTAAAATTGGTGCAGAAAACCTGCATTTTGAAGACAAGGGTGCATTCACCGGCGAAATCTCTGCAGATATGTTAAAAGACCTGGGCGTTGAATACGTTATCATCGGTCACTCCGAAAGAAGACAGTATTTTGCAGAAACCGACGAAACCGTAAACAAAAAGACCATCAAAGCTTTGGAAAAGGGCTTGATTCCGATTGTTTGCGTGGGTGAATCTCTGGAAGAAAGAGAAGCAGGCATCACCATGGACTTGATCAACATCCAGATTAAGAAGGCGTTTGCAGGCATTGAAGCATCCGATGCTGCGAAAGTTGTTATTGCATACGAACCCATCTGGGCAATCGGTACCGGTAAAACCGCAACCGACGACCAGGCTGAAGAGGTTTGCGCAGGCATCCGTGCTGTATTGGCACAGCTTTATGATGCAGATACCGCTGCAGCAATCACCATTCAGTACGGCGGTTCCATGAATGCTAAAAATGCAGAAGGGTTGCTCGCAAAGGCAAACATCGACGGTGGCTTGATTGGCGGTGCTTCTTTGGTAGCTGCTGACTTTGCAGTAATCACCAAGGCTGCGAAATAA
- a CDS encoding fumarate hydratase: MRTITSEQITEAVAKACIEANLFLPEDIKQAITTAYENEEGVSREILGQLIENFNIAESDCMPVCQDTGMAVVFAEIGQQVCITGDYFETAVEKGVRQGYEQGYLRKSVVKDPILRGNTGDNTPAVIHTRIVPGDKITLTIGPKGFGSENMSALCMLKPSDGRDGVVRFVVDTVKKAGSNPCPPVVVGVGIGGTMEKAAMLAKQAIMRPVDSENEQPFYKELEQELLEKINALSIGPAGLGGKTTALGVNILTYPTHIAGLPVAVNMSCHVTRHKTVIL, encoded by the coding sequence ATGAGAACCATTACATCGGAACAAATCACAGAGGCGGTAGCAAAGGCCTGCATCGAGGCAAATCTCTTTTTACCCGAGGATATCAAGCAGGCAATTACCACAGCCTACGAAAACGAGGAAGGCGTAAGCCGTGAAATCTTAGGTCAGCTGATTGAGAATTTCAATATCGCTGAATCGGATTGCATGCCGGTCTGTCAGGACACGGGCATGGCGGTGGTGTTTGCCGAAATCGGTCAGCAGGTGTGTATCACCGGTGACTATTTTGAGACGGCTGTGGAAAAAGGTGTTCGCCAAGGCTACGAGCAGGGGTATTTAAGAAAATCGGTGGTAAAAGACCCGATTTTACGCGGAAATACCGGGGATAACACCCCAGCCGTGATTCATACCCGTATCGTGCCGGGGGATAAAATCACCCTCACAATCGGGCCGAAAGGCTTCGGCAGTGAAAACATGAGTGCCTTGTGTATGCTAAAGCCCTCTGACGGCAGAGACGGTGTGGTTCGGTTTGTGGTAGACACCGTAAAAAAAGCAGGCAGTAACCCCTGTCCGCCTGTGGTGGTGGGCGTCGGAATCGGCGGCACCATGGAAAAAGCAGCGATGCTTGCCAAGCAGGCAATTATGCGTCCTGTGGATTCGGAAAACGAACAGCCCTTTTATAAAGAGCTGGAGCAGGAGCTGCTTGAAAAAATCAATGCCCTTTCCATCGGCCCTGCGGGGCTTGGCGGAAAAACCACGGCACTTGGTGTCAACATACTAACCTATCCCACACATATTGCAGGGCTTCCGGTGGCGGTAAACATGAGCTGTCATGTCACCCGACACAAAACAGTGATACTGTAA
- the cadA gene encoding cadmium-translocating P-type ATPase — protein MAHEHEHAHCGCDCGCGHDHKEKAAVLEYLVLGLSLVGLVLSFFKLVPYIDPAWIAILLCGKDIFIGAFKAIRQKKITSSLLVSVAILASVALEIFCLLGFAGGHHGESYLFAAGEIAFLMCLGEFLEEKTVKKSKSGVQKLAKLLPHTAKAMRDGEWTEIAVSKLHIGDVILVNPEETVPADGVVIKGESAVDNSHMTGESVHADVAKGDFVYGGARNVYGVLEVQITQKCEDMALSRMIRLTEEAQGKKAPIARTADRWASVLVPVAALIAVLIFLTAYFVLQVSLIDALVRGVSVLVVFCPCALTLATPTAISASFGAFSKQGVLAKSGGAVEALADTKYVAFDKTGTLTKGMLAVTDIKLLTVEEETFFSLLKTAESISEHPIAKAILKDERGSVLPCEQQAVHRGMGVSCVIDGKAVKAMRAKADADAVVQTWQQQGKTVITLTVDNETIGLCALADTLRAEAKNTATALKGMQIEPVMLTGDNGGTAEFIANQAGISKVEHSLMPEKKTEIVSFLKDIGKTVYVGDGINDTPALATADVGISMSVLGSDIATQNADICLFTEDLTVLPWLIQSAKRVLFTIKTNIIFAMTVNVIAVILSFLGYLSPVGGALLHNGVSVLVVLNSCRLLNMKK, from the coding sequence ATGGCACACGAGCATGAACACGCGCACTGCGGTTGTGACTGCGGCTGCGGTCATGACCATAAAGAAAAGGCAGCTGTTTTGGAGTATTTGGTTTTAGGATTGTCTCTGGTTGGGCTGGTGCTGAGCTTTTTTAAACTTGTACCCTACATAGACCCTGCCTGGATTGCCATTCTGCTTTGCGGTAAGGATATATTTATCGGGGCATTTAAAGCCATCCGCCAAAAGAAAATCACCTCATCCCTGCTGGTGTCGGTGGCGATTCTGGCATCGGTGGCGCTGGAGATTTTCTGTTTACTCGGCTTTGCGGGGGGACATCATGGGGAAAGCTATCTGTTTGCTGCAGGGGAAATTGCCTTTCTGATGTGTTTAGGCGAATTTTTAGAGGAAAAGACCGTTAAAAAGAGCAAAAGCGGTGTACAGAAGCTGGCAAAGCTTCTGCCGCATACTGCAAAAGCGATGCGGGACGGCGAATGGACAGAAATTGCGGTTTCTAAATTGCATATCGGGGATGTGATTTTGGTTAACCCCGAAGAAACCGTGCCTGCAGACGGTGTGGTTATAAAAGGTGAAAGTGCAGTGGACAACAGTCACATGACGGGCGAGTCGGTACACGCAGACGTCGCAAAGGGCGATTTTGTTTACGGTGGTGCACGGAATGTGTACGGTGTATTGGAAGTACAGATTACGCAAAAGTGTGAGGATATGGCACTTTCGCGCATGATTCGGCTGACTGAAGAGGCACAGGGCAAAAAAGCGCCCATTGCCCGTACGGCAGACCGTTGGGCATCGGTGTTAGTGCCTGTTGCGGCATTGATCGCGGTGCTGATTTTTCTGACTGCATATTTTGTTTTGCAGGTAAGCCTGATTGATGCGCTGGTGCGCGGTGTTTCGGTGCTGGTGGTCTTTTGTCCCTGCGCGTTAACCCTTGCAACCCCCACAGCCATTTCCGCAAGCTTTGGTGCTTTTTCAAAGCAAGGCGTACTGGCAAAGTCGGGCGGTGCGGTGGAAGCACTTGCCGATACAAAATATGTGGCGTTCGATAAAACGGGAACCCTTACGAAAGGCATGCTTGCGGTAACCGATATCAAGTTGTTAACCGTAGAAGAGGAGACTTTTTTCAGCCTGCTGAAAACCGCTGAAAGCATTTCGGAGCATCCCATTGCCAAGGCAATATTAAAAGATGAACGGGGAAGCGTACTCCCTTGTGAACAGCAGGCGGTGCATCGGGGCATGGGTGTCAGCTGTGTGATAGACGGTAAGGCGGTAAAGGCAATGCGTGCCAAAGCAGATGCGGATGCTGTGGTGCAGACCTGGCAACAGCAGGGCAAAACGGTTATCACTCTGACGGTGGACAACGAAACAATCGGGCTTTGTGCGTTGGCAGATACCTTAAGAGCAGAAGCGAAAAATACTGCCACAGCGTTGAAAGGCATGCAGATTGAACCTGTGATGCTGACAGGGGACAATGGCGGTACAGCGGAATTTATTGCAAATCAGGCGGGTATTTCAAAAGTAGAGCATTCCCTTATGCCCGAGAAGAAAACCGAAATTGTATCATTTTTAAAGGATATAGGCAAAACGGTGTATGTGGGGGACGGCATCAATGACACGCCTGCCCTTGCAACCGCGGATGTGGGCATTTCCATGAGCGTGCTTGGCAGTGACATTGCCACACAAAACGCAGACATCTGTTTATTCACCGAGGATTTGACGGTGCTTCCGTGGCTTATCCAAAGCGCAAAAAGGGTGTTGTTCACCATCAAAACCAACATTATATTTGCCATGACGGTGAATGTTATTGCGGTGATTCTAAGCTTTTTAGGGTACTTAAGCCCCGTGGGCGGTGCGCTGTTGCATAACGGCGTTTCGGTGTTGGTGGTCCTAAATTCCTGCAGACTTCTGAATATGAAAAAATAA
- a CDS encoding acetylxylan esterase, whose amino-acid sequence MKMLEDRELLPLSDGEKSWEERRKELLNILATYEYGFTPERPKVWNVDLIEESKIAFAGKALQQRFQMNYMTPGGMHFFHFYLLIPYGVEKAPTFLHINFRKDIPDRHQPTEEILDRGYAICTICYQDVVPDTIDSDFTKGMAGMYVKNNERKKDEWGKIGMWAFAASLVIDYLETRPEINSKEITVIGHSRLGKTALWCGAQDERVYCTISNCSGYGGAAIAKYGTGESIAMFDKYGSKDWMCPAFTDYMCRENEKPYDQHFLLACIAPRYLCVGSAEEDWGADPESEFLSCVAASEAYKQYGLKGLVYNKETMPEPGTNLIDGEIGYHIRKGRHFLSREDWNCYMDFLDKKRNEKKEK is encoded by the coding sequence ATGAAAATGTTAGAGGACAGAGAGCTTTTGCCCCTTTCAGACGGTGAAAAATCCTGGGAAGAACGCAGAAAAGAGTTACTTAACATTCTTGCAACTTATGAATATGGTTTCACACCCGAAAGACCGAAAGTGTGGAATGTGGATTTGATAGAAGAAAGCAAAATTGCTTTTGCAGGCAAGGCATTACAGCAACGCTTTCAGATGAATTATATGACCCCCGGCGGTATGCACTTTTTCCACTTTTATCTGTTGATTCCGTACGGTGTGGAAAAAGCACCCACATTTTTGCATATTAATTTCAGAAAAGATATTCCCGACCGTCATCAGCCGACCGAGGAAATTTTAGACCGTGGTTATGCCATTTGTACCATTTGTTATCAGGATGTGGTGCCGGACACCATAGATTCCGATTTTACAAAGGGTATGGCAGGTATGTATGTGAAAAACAATGAGCGCAAGAAAGATGAATGGGGAAAAATCGGTATGTGGGCGTTTGCCGCAAGTCTTGTGATTGACTACCTCGAAACCCGCCCCGAAATCAATTCCAAAGAAATTACGGTAATCGGGCATTCACGTCTTGGCAAAACCGCCCTTTGGTGCGGTGCGCAGGACGAGCGCGTGTATTGCACCATTTCCAACTGCTCGGGCTACGGTGGTGCGGCGATTGCCAAATACGGCACAGGCGAAAGTATCGCGATGTTTGATAAATACGGTTCGAAGGACTGGATGTGTCCGGCATTTACCGACTACATGTGCAGGGAAAACGAAAAACCTTACGACCAGCATTTTCTGTTGGCGTGCATTGCACCCCGTTATCTTTGCGTGGGCAGTGCGGAAGAAGACTGGGGCGCAGACCCCGAAAGCGAATTTTTAAGCTGTGTTGCGGCATCTGAAGCTTATAAACAATACGGACTTAAAGGTCTTGTATATAATAAGGAAACCATGCCTGAACCGGGCACAAATCTGATAGACGGTGAAATCGGCTATCACATCCGCAAGGGCAGACATTTCTTAAGCCGTGAGGACTGGAATTGTTATATGGATTTCCTGGACAAAAAACGAAACGAGAAAAAGGAGAAATGA
- a CDS encoding phosphoglycerate kinase: MNKKSIKDIAVAGKKVLVRCDFNVPLNENLEITDETRIDGALPTIKYLVDNNAKVILCSHLGKPKGEAIPKFSLAPVAKKLSEKLGKEIVFAADANVVGDNAKAAVAAMKDGDVVLLENTRYRAEETKNIETFSKDLASLAEVFVNDAFGTAHRAHCSTVGVTDYIEGDCVCGFLIEKEIEFLGNAVNNPVRPCVAILGGSKVSSKISVINNLLEKVDTLIIGGGMAYTFMKAAGEEVGDSLLEADYLDYANEMVQKAKDKGVELLLPIDTVVATDFANDAEHKTVARGGIEAGWQGLDIGEKTIELYSDAVKKAKTVVWNGPMGVFEMPTFAKGTNAIAKVLAEIDATTIIGGGDSVSAVNQAGLGEKMSHISTGGGASLEFLEGKELPGIVALNDK; the protein is encoded by the coding sequence ATGAACAAAAAGTCCATTAAAGACATTGCCGTAGCAGGCAAAAAAGTGCTGGTTCGTTGCGATTTTAACGTACCGCTCAATGAAAATCTCGAAATCACCGACGAAACCCGTATCGACGGTGCACTTCCTACCATTAAGTATTTGGTAGACAATAATGCAAAAGTAATCCTTTGCTCGCATCTTGGCAAGCCCAAGGGTGAAGCAATTCCGAAATTCTCTTTAGCACCCGTTGCAAAGAAGCTTTCCGAAAAGCTCGGTAAAGAAATTGTATTTGCAGCAGATGCAAACGTTGTTGGCGACAATGCAAAGGCAGCAGTTGCAGCAATGAAGGACGGCGATGTTGTTCTTTTGGAAAACACCCGTTACAGAGCAGAAGAAACCAAGAACATTGAAACCTTCTCCAAAGACCTCGCGTCTTTAGCTGAAGTATTTGTAAACGATGCATTCGGTACTGCACACAGAGCACATTGCTCTACCGTTGGTGTTACCGACTATATCGAAGGCGATTGCGTATGCGGTTTCCTCATTGAAAAAGAAATCGAATTTTTGGGCAATGCGGTAAACAACCCCGTTCGTCCCTGCGTTGCAATCTTAGGCGGTTCTAAGGTTTCTTCCAAGATTTCTGTTATCAACAACCTGCTCGAAAAGGTTGACACCTTAATCATCGGCGGCGGTATGGCTTACACCTTCATGAAGGCTGCAGGCGAAGAAGTTGGCGATTCCTTGCTGGAAGCTGATTACCTCGACTATGCAAACGAAATGGTTCAGAAGGCAAAAGACAAGGGCGTTGAACTCTTGCTTCCGATCGATACAGTTGTAGCAACCGATTTTGCAAACGATGCAGAACACAAAACTGTAGCCCGTGGCGGTATTGAAGCAGGCTGGCAGGGTCTTGACATTGGTGAAAAGACCATCGAACTGTATTCCGATGCAGTTAAAAAGGCAAAGACCGTTGTTTGGAACGGACCGATGGGCGTATTTGAAATGCCTACCTTTGCAAAGGGTACCAATGCAATCGCAAAAGTACTTGCTGAAATCGATGCAACCACCATCATCGGCGGCGGCGACTCTGTTTCAGCTGTAAACCAGGCAGGTCTTGGTGAAAAGATGAGCCACATTTCCACAGGTGGCGGTGCATCCCTCGAATTCTTGGAAGGTAAGGAATTGCCCGGTATCGTTGCACTCAACGATAAATAA
- a CDS encoding acetylxylan esterase codes for MKMLDDRELLPLLDEEKSWEERRKELLDILATYEYGFTPEKPKIWHVDVITEDKNAFAGKATQQWLKFYFTSPGGMYFFYFYLVTPNKKENVPTFLHLNFRKDIPDRYQPTEEILDRGYAICTICYNDVVPDSLDSDYSKGIAQLFEKNNERRKDSWGRIGMWAYAASCVMDYLETRPEINSKEISVIGHSRLGKTALWCGAQDERVYCTISNCSGYGGAAIAKGGTGEKIYMFEDAGSKDWFCPAFTDYSGKDDEKPYDQHFLLACIAPRYLCVGSAEEDWGADPESEFLSCVAASEAYKALGKTGLKYDGDTMVEVGTALTDGEIGYHLRKGKHFLSRTDWMYYMDFLDKKRKERECETI; via the coding sequence ATGAAAATGTTGGATGACAGAGAGTTACTGCCTCTTTTGGACGAGGAGAAATCCTGGGAAGAACGCAGAAAAGAGCTTTTAGACATCTTAGCGACTTATGAGTACGGTTTTACACCCGAAAAGCCCAAAATCTGGCATGTGGATGTGATAACCGAAGATAAAAATGCCTTTGCAGGCAAGGCGACACAACAATGGTTGAAATTTTATTTCACCTCGCCCGGCGGTATGTACTTTTTCTATTTTTATTTGGTTACACCCAATAAGAAAGAAAATGTACCAACATTTTTGCATCTGAATTTCCGTAAAGACATTCCGGACAGATATCAGCCCACCGAAGAAATTTTAGACCGTGGGTATGCAATCTGCACCATTTGCTATAACGATGTGGTGCCTGACAGTTTAGATTCTGATTACTCAAAAGGTATTGCACAGTTGTTTGAGAAAAACAACGAGCGCAGGAAAGATTCGTGGGGAAGAATCGGGATGTGGGCATATGCGGCGAGCTGCGTGATGGATTATTTGGAAACCCGTCCCGAAATCAATTCCAAGGAAATTTCGGTTATCGGACACTCCCGTCTCGGCAAAACTGCCCTCTGGTGCGGTGCGCAGGATGAAAGAGTATATTGCACCATTTCCAACTGCTCGGGTTACGGCGGTGCGGCAATTGCCAAAGGCGGTACGGGCGAAAAAATTTATATGTTTGAAGATGCAGGCTCGAAAGACTGGTTTTGCCCTGCTTTTACCGATTATTCGGGAAAAGATGATGAAAAGCCTTACGATCAGCATTTTCTGCTTGCTTGTATTGCACCCCGTTATCTTTGTGTCGGCAGTGCCGAAGAAGACTGGGGCGCAGACCCTGAAAGCGAATTTTTAAGCTGTGTTGCAGCCTCCGAAGCTTATAAAGCTTTGGGCAAGACAGGTCTTAAATATGACGGAGACACTATGGTTGAAGTCGGTACGGCACTTACGGATGGCGAAATCGGCTACCACTTGCGAAAAGGCAAACATTTCTTAAGCAGAACCGACTGGATGTATTATATGGACTTCTTGGATAAAAAACGCAAAGAAAGGGAGTGTGAAACAATATGA
- the secG gene encoding preprotein translocase subunit SecG, which translates to MLTTILSIAHIIIAVVLILVVLLQSGKSAGLSGSIAGGAESFFGQNKGRTIDGILSKITSIVAVLFIITSVALALLK; encoded by the coding sequence ATGTTGACAACTATTCTTTCCATCGCGCATATTATTATTGCGGTTGTGCTGATTCTGGTCGTATTGCTCCAGTCCGGTAAATCTGCCGGTTTGTCCGGTAGCATTGCGGGCGGTGCTGAATCTTTCTTCGGTCAGAACAAAGGCAGAACAATTGATGGCATTTTAAGCAAGATTACTTCTATCGTAGCAGTCTTGTTCATCATCACTTCGGTGGCTTTGGCATTGCTGAAATAA
- a CDS encoding 2,3-bisphosphoglycerate-independent phosphoglycerate mutase, with product MAKPVALIILDGYGLNSDTAKGVNAIYEAKTPVMDGLFAKYPNSKLSASGMDVGLPEGQMGNSEVGHTNIGAGRIVYQELTRITKSIKDGDFFENETLLAAIENCKKNDSALHFMGLLSDGGVHSHNEHLYGLLELAKKAGLTKVYVHCFLDGRDVPPSSGADFVKDLYEKTKEIGVGEIATVMGRYYAMDRDNRWERVEKAYNAMVNGDGVACDCPYEAVKASYEQEVTDEFVLPTVVQKDGKPVAKIAKDDSVVFFNFRPDRAREITRTLVDAEFGGFEREFIKPFFVCMTQYDAQMPNVEVAFKPQKLTNTLGEIVSNKGLKQLRIAETEKYAHVTFFFNGGVEAVYEGEDRALIPSPKVATYDLQPEMSAVEVKDEVVNRIKSDEYDLIVLNFANCDMVGHTGVFEAAVKAVETVDTCLGEVVDAILNQGGVALITADHGNADKMLDVDGGAFTAHTTNMVPLIYAGGDKELKDGRLADLAPTLLDIMGIEKPEEMSGESLLK from the coding sequence ATGGCAAAACCTGTTGCTTTGATTATCTTAGACGGTTATGGCTTAAACAGCGATACCGCAAAGGGCGTAAATGCCATTTATGAAGCAAAAACCCCCGTTATGGACGGTTTATTTGCAAAATATCCCAATTCCAAGCTGTCTGCCAGCGGTATGGACGTAGGTCTGCCCGAGGGTCAGATGGGTAACTCTGAGGTTGGTCACACCAACATCGGTGCAGGCAGAATTGTGTATCAGGAATTAACCCGTATCACAAAATCCATTAAAGACGGCGACTTTTTTGAAAACGAAACCTTGCTTGCTGCTATCGAAAACTGCAAGAAAAATGACTCTGCGTTGCATTTTATGGGTCTTCTTTCGGACGGTGGCGTGCACAGCCATAACGAGCACCTCTACGGTTTGTTAGAACTTGCAAAAAAAGCAGGCCTTACAAAGGTTTATGTGCATTGTTTCTTAGACGGTCGTGACGTACCGCCCTCTTCCGGTGCTGACTTTGTAAAAGACCTCTACGAAAAGACCAAGGAAATCGGCGTAGGCGAAATTGCAACCGTTATGGGCAGATACTATGCGATGGACCGCGACAACCGTTGGGAACGCGTGGAAAAGGCATACAATGCAATGGTAAACGGTGACGGTGTGGCATGTGACTGTCCTTATGAAGCGGTTAAAGCTTCTTACGAACAGGAAGTAACCGACGAATTTGTACTGCCTACCGTAGTGCAAAAGGATGGCAAACCTGTTGCAAAAATCGCAAAGGACGACTCGGTTGTATTTTTCAACTTCCGTCCCGACAGAGCAAGAGAAATCACAAGAACTTTGGTGGATGCCGAATTTGGCGGCTTTGAAAGAGAATTTATTAAACCGTTCTTTGTTTGTATGACCCAGTATGATGCGCAAATGCCCAACGTAGAAGTGGCATTTAAGCCCCAAAAGCTTACAAACACCTTGGGTGAAATCGTAAGCAACAAGGGCTTGAAACAGCTCCGTATTGCAGAAACCGAAAAGTATGCACATGTAACCTTCTTCTTTAACGGCGGTGTGGAAGCGGTTTATGAAGGAGAGGACAGAGCCTTGATTCCGTCTCCTAAGGTTGCAACCTATGACCTGCAGCCCGAAATGAGTGCTGTGGAAGTTAAAGATGAAGTTGTGAACCGCATTAAGTCTGACGAATACGATTTAATTGTATTAAACTTTGCAAACTGCGACATGGTTGGTCACACAGGCGTGTTTGAGGCGGCTGTAAAGGCTGTTGAAACAGTCGATACCTGCCTTGGCGAAGTGGTAGATGCTATTTTAAATCAGGGCGGTGTAGCACTCATTACTGCAGACCACGGTAATGCAGACAAGATGTTAGATGTAGACGGCGGTGCATTTACTGCACACACCACAAATATGGTTCCGTTGATTTATGCAGGCGGCGACAAAGAACTCAAAGACGGCAGACTTGCTGACCTCGCGCCCACACTTTTGGATATTATGGGCATTGAAAAACCGGAAGAAATGAGTGGCGAAAGCTTGCTTAAATGA
- a CDS encoding DegV family protein: MSKILIMADSSGDIRPEEAKEYGIRVLPFKTNFGDGIEYRDRVDITTEEFYKRMREGNEAPKTVQITPAEFEDEYKKAAAEGYTDIVMVTIGSTASGTNQSATIAKGVVEDEGIVNVEIVDSLHLAFGTGHATICGAKYLAENPDASAKDVADRIREVLSHTQSFFVVETLEYLRRGGRIKSATAVIGGVLDIRPILYVNNGVVESLDKVRGAKKVLPKFIEILHQKAPNPDEAMFFVLDGDAEEQASALAKRIEEEIGRPVDMRHDVGITIGAHAGPGVLGLCIVDKKF; the protein is encoded by the coding sequence ATGAGCAAAATTTTGATTATGGCAGACAGCTCGGGCGATATCCGTCCCGAAGAAGCAAAAGAATACGGTATCCGTGTGCTTCCCTTTAAGACCAATTTTGGTGACGGCATCGAATACCGCGACCGTGTGGATATCACGACGGAAGAATTCTATAAAAGAATGCGTGAGGGGAATGAAGCACCCAAAACCGTGCAGATTACCCCTGCTGAATTTGAAGACGAATATAAAAAGGCTGCAGCGGAAGGGTATACCGATATTGTTATGGTTACCATCGGCTCGACTGCCAGCGGTACAAACCAGTCTGCGACCATTGCAAAAGGCGTTGTGGAGGACGAGGGGATTGTGAATGTAGAAATCGTGGATTCTCTGCACTTAGCCTTCGGCACGGGACATGCGACCATCTGCGGTGCAAAATATTTAGCCGAAAATCCAGATGCTTCCGCAAAGGATGTGGCAGACCGCATCCGTGAGGTATTGTCGCACACCCAGAGCTTTTTCGTGGTGGAAACTTTGGAATATCTCCGTCGCGGCGGCAGAATCAAGTCTGCAACCGCAGTTATCGGCGGTGTGCTGGATATCCGTCCCATCCTTTATGTAAACAACGGGGTGGTGGAATCCCTCGATAAGGTACGCGGTGCGAAAAAGGTATTGCCTAAATTTATCGAAATTTTACATCAGAAAGCACCCAATCCCGACGAGGCGATGTTCTTTGTTTTGGACGGGGATGCAGAAGAACAGGCATCCGCACTGGCTAAACGAATTGAAGAAGAAATCGGCAGACCCGTGGATATGCGTCATGACGTAGGTATCACCATCGGTGCGCATGCAGGTCCGGGGGTTTTGGGTCTTTGTATCGTAGATAAAAAATTCTAA
- the spoVG gene encoding septation regulator SpoVG, which yields MVITDIRVRKINSEGRMKAVVSVTFDDAFVVHDIKVIEGQDKLFIAMPSRKTADGEFKDIAHPIHADMRESLQKAVLAKYEEAMNEPEEE from the coding sequence ATGGTAATCACTGATATCAGAGTAAGAAAAATCAATTCGGAAGGAAGAATGAAGGCGGTTGTTTCCGTAACCTTCGACGATGCTTTTGTTGTACACGACATTAAAGTTATCGAAGGTCAGGACAAATTGTTTATCGCAATGCCCAGCCGCAAAACTGCTGACGGTGAATTCAAAGACATCGCACATCCCATTCATGCGGATATGAGAGAATCGCTTCAGAAAGCTGTCTTGGCAAAATATGAAGAGGCTATGAACGAGCCGGAAGAAGAATAA